In Acipenser ruthenus chromosome 15, fAciRut3.2 maternal haplotype, whole genome shotgun sequence, a genomic segment contains:
- the LOC117421926 gene encoding alpha-N-acetylgalactosaminide alpha-2,6-sialyltransferase 6-like, whose product MGGQRMVIFGAVFLVMTLLILYGSNSSNDYHYTPVRTSLHSHNLPSLKKWEVKDGYLPVYGNKTMNLHCNQCALVTSSSHILGSNMGAKIDQSECVIRMNDAPTAGYEKDAGNRTTVRVVAHSSVYRVVRRPLEFLNKTPDPVIIFWGPPTKISKDSKSTLFRLIQRVSMTFINISTFTIAPKWMRQFDDLFHKETGRDRAKSHSWLSTGWFTMVIAIEMCDSIHVYGMVPPYHCGTRSQPRKMPYHYYEPKGPDECATFIQNERGRRGNHHRFITEKQVFARWAKLYNITFSNPQW is encoded by the exons ATG GGCGGGCAGAGGATGGTGATTTTTGGGGCTGTGTTCCTGGTGATGACCCTTCTCATCCTGTATGGCTCCAACAGCAGCAACGACTACCACTACACCCCTGTGAGGACCAGCCTGCATTCTCACAACTTGCCCAGCCTGAAGAAGTGGGAGGTCAAGGACGGCTACCTCCCTGTCTACGGGAACAAG actatGAACCTCCACTGTAACCAGTGCGCCCTGGTGACCAGTTCAAGTCACATCCTGGGCAGCAACATGGGAGCCAAGATTGACCAATCGGAGTGTGTTATACGCATGAATGACGCGCCCACGGCGGGTTACGAGAAAGACGCAGGGAACCGGACCACGGTCCGCGTGGTGGCGCACTCTAGCGTGTACCGGGTGGTCCGCCGGCCACTGGAGTTCCTCAATAAGACCCCCGACCCTGTGATCATCTTCTGGGGGCCCCCCACTAAGATTAGCAAGGACTCCAAGAGCACGCTCTTCAGGCTCATCCAGCGAGTCAGCATGACCTTCATCAACATCTCCACCTTCACCATCGCCCCCAAGTGGATGCGTCAATTTGACGATCTCTTCCACAAGGAGACCGGCCGGGACAG AGCGAAGTCTCACTCTTGGTTGAGCACAGGCTGGTTTACCATGGTGATCGCTATTGAGATGTGCGACAGCATTCATGTATACGGAATGGTGCCACCTTACCACTGCGG cACGAGATCCCAGCCCAGGAAAATGCCTTACCACTATTATGAACCCAAGGGACCTGACGAATGCGCTACCTTCATCCAGAACGAGAGAGGACGGAGGGGCAATCACCACCGCTTCATCACTGAGAAGCAGGTGTTTGCACGCTGGGCCAAGCTCTACAACATCACCTTCTCCAACCCACAGTGGTGA